TTGATCCTCCGCTGTTTGAACTGCTTGGCGAACTGTTCCAGGTCGTCCGAGGTCGGCGTGTCGTCGTCCGAGTGCTGGTCGTGGCTGTTGACGCCGCCGTGGTGCTGGTGATGCGGAtgctggtggtgatggtggtggtggtggctgccGTGGTCAAGATCCGGGGTGTCCCCTCTCACCAAGCCCGGGTGCACCAGGCTCTGGCTTCCCGGGCTCAGCATCCCGTTCACAGTGAACCCCCCCGGTTGGGAGTAGAGCAgcgactgctgctgctgctgccccccgGATATGGAGTTAATGTGAGCCGCAGTCGTGCTCCCCCAAGCCCCGGCGTGAGTCTGGTGGGGAGCTAAGTGAGGGGGCCTGTGGTGCAGCGCGGTGCCCGTGTGCAGATCGTCTCTGCCGGAGTTTTTCACGTCCTGCTGCTGCGGGCTGCCCGTCATCCCGACCGGGCTCGACGACCAGGGCGATCCGGCTTCAGCTGCAGCAACCGCGGCTGCTGCTGCGGCTGCGGCGGCGTGCGGGAGGGATGTCACCCACTGATGGGCATGGCTCAGCATGTGTCCCCCGTTGCTCGCTGCCATTGCGCCTTGCATAAAGTCACTCTGTACCATCTTGACTGAGGGGTCTCCCCTGTAGCCCCCAGACCCCGAAGTAACCGCAGCACTGCCCGGCTGCATGCCACCACCTCCGGAGTCAGAGTGCACGATGGAGCCGGACGATAAGAGGCTATTGCTGGCCAGATAAGGATTGGAAGCCGCGGTGGCCATTCCGTCAACCCTTATGAATATGTTTGTGGAtaacccccctccccttttaCAGTCACTTCTTTCGAGCAGGCAAATTGTATCTCATGAattattcaaactttaaaagTATGGGTAGGTTTTGGCAAATACCATCGACGTGCGTAAAAAGACgcaaaaaagcttaaaaaacgGTGTCAGAAAGCTGAATAAAATCCGCACGTATTTACAACATTCTAGTTCAAACACTTCTGCATGGATATCGGAGAATAAAATTCCAGGTTTCAAAAGCCCTTTGAAACCATGTGCAGTCCGTTTGGAAAGTTTTGCACCGGGTTGAAATTGTGAGCATTAAAATTCAAATATACAGGGGGAAAAAGCCTCGTCCCAAACAAACTTTTGGTGGtcgcaaaaaacaaaaaaagcctcGCAAATTCTCCACAATGTACAAAGTCCCAGTTTATGTCCCCTTTGGATGTGAAAAACATTAGCAGAGTGTCCTCAGTTCTTTTGTAATTCAGTCGCTGAGATTTCTCCCTCGCTttattcttttctctctcttcttttataGCACTGTAGAGCTAgatctctttgttctgttttgatGTATATAAACCTGCCAAACCGCAAACTCCCGTTGAAGTACAATCCAGTATAACAGTGTACGGCGCTGGTTGCGAGCCTCTTCTCTCATTcgcttgttctctctctccacctctctctctctatatctctttctctctctctttctctctccctgacAGGCCGCGTAGTCCCGCCCCCCCCTCCAAGCCCCGACGACGCGCGGATGTTTACCCCCGTGCGTCCCCGTTGATTGGTTACCCGGGGTGTGATTGGCAGGGCTCGCCAGCCTTGCTCCGGGCGCACGAGCCCTCCTTCCGGCTGTTCCAATTGGCTGATTTTTAATTGCAGTCCAAACAAAACGGGGAACACAACTTGGTAGTAAATAGTGCTGAGATATTAGTACACAAACAGGAGATGAgggagtaaataaataaaaaataaaaaaggtcgATCATCTGTGACCTGCCGTTTGTGACCATCATGAGTCAGGATTAACTTTAATATTATCTAGAGACGCTTCAATATGTGTTTCACCTTTGATTTGTATAGATGTGCACCTGTTTGGAACTCTGATTCATCATATAAATGCATGTAATTACGATTCATGTCAGCTGAAATAGACAAATACACTCAATGTAGTTAATAAAAAGGCGCGTAAAGCTTGAATTTGAGTCTTGTTACAAACATTTAGAGAGTTTAGTCAAAGCGTGCATGCGCATTAGACACTATAACATCGATTTGTAGCAATTATAATCACCTGGCAGCCTGGTGTGAGTGTGTAGTAGAGTAAAGCATCAATGGTGACATGCGTAAAA
The Scomber scombrus chromosome 24, fScoSco1.1, whole genome shotgun sequence genome window above contains:
- the pou3f3b gene encoding POU domain, class 3, transcription factor 3-B isoform X2 — protein: MATAASNPYLASNSLLSSGSIVHSDSGGGGMQPGSAAVTSGSGGYRGDPSVKMVQSDFMQGAMAASNGGHMLSHAHQWVTSLPHAAAAAAAAAVAAAEAGSPWSSSPVGMTGSPQQQDVKNSGRDDLHTGTALHHRPPHLAPHQTHAGAWGSTTAAHINSISGGQQQQQSLLYSQPGGFTVNGMLSPGSQSLVHPGLVRGDTPDLDHGSHHHHHHHQHPHHQHHGGVNSHDQHSDDDTPTSDDLEQFAKQFKQRRIKLGFTQADVGLALGTLYGNVFSQTTICRFEALQLSFKNMCKLKPLLNKWLEEADSTTGSPTSIDKIAAQGRKRKKRTSIEVSVKGALESHFLKCPKPSAQEITSLADNLQLEKEVVRVWFCNRRQKEKRMTPPGVAQTPEDVYSQVGNGHFLVDYLKDASEASDQRVTTTSSFHQVILAH
- the pou3f3b gene encoding POU domain, class 3, transcription factor 3-B isoform X1, whose protein sequence is MATAASNPYLASNSLLSSGSIVHSDSGGGGMQPGSAAVTSGSGGYRGDPSVKMVQSDFMQGAMAASNGGHMLSHAHQWVTSLPHAAAAAAAAAVAAAEAGSPWSSSPVGMTGSPQQQDVKNSGRDDLHTGTALHHRPPHLAPHQTHAGAWGSTTAAHINSISGGQQQQQSLLYSQPGGFTVNGMLSPGSQSLVHPGLVRGDTPDLDHGSHHHHHHHQHPHHQHHGGVNSHDQHSDDDTPTSDDLEQFAKQFKQRRIKLGFTQADVGLALGTLYGNVFSQTTICRFEALQLSFKNMCKLKPLLNKWLEEADSTTGSPTSIDKIAAQGRKRKKRTSIEVSVKGALESHFLKCPKPSAQEITSLADNLQLEKEVVRVWFCNRRQKEKRMTPPGVAQTPEDVYSQVGNGHFLVDYLKDASEASDQRVTTTSSFHQEEKLLQNEEE